One Fundulus heteroclitus isolate FHET01 chromosome 11, MU-UCD_Fhet_4.1, whole genome shotgun sequence DNA segment encodes these proteins:
- the LOC105930609 gene encoding protein sprouty homolog 3, translating into MEHTHSLRNELDSVLSLEQIRAIRANNDYVERPVALEPASQSGFYYAQENRIVYSHHPQSSSFSSALSRSQSQQQHAHLAHLSRSSTVSSSFSRTSATSDQRLLAGLTPSHSGFSSVVHSQPKGELKSDTSFGKGLTDDDAEHLFICERCGRCKCQECCSPRRLPSCWACGQRCLCSAESAVEYGTCLCCVKGLFYHCSAQDDEDNCADRPCSCTSARACTRWSTMTLLALCLPCLCCYPPARMCLAVCQCAHDRATRPGCRCSNTNTVCRKISASNPNAGHPPLRSKDLEKSL; encoded by the coding sequence ATGGAACACACTCATTCCCTGAGAAATGAGCTGGACTCAGTGCTCTCGCTTGAGCAGATTCGTGCCATCCGGGCCAACAATGACTATGTGGAGAGACCGGTGGCGCTGGAGCCGGCATCGCAGTCTGGATTCTATTATGCCCAGGAGAACCGTATAGTATACAGCCATCACCCCCAGTCTTCTTCTTTCTCCTCCGCTCTGTCCCGCAGTCAAAGTCAGCAGCAGCATGCCCACCTGGCCCACCTGAGCCGCTCCAGCACCGTCAGCTCCTCCTTTTCTCGGACCAGTGCCACATCCGACCAGCGGCTATTGGCAGGTTTGACGCCGTCTCACTCTGGCTTTAGCTCAGTGGTGCACTCCCAGCCTAAAGGGGAACTTAAGTCCGACACTTCCTTTGGTAAAGGCCTGACGGATGACGATGCTGAACATTTGTTCATCTGTGAGCGGTGCGGTCGCTGTAAGTGTCAGGAATGCTGCAGCCCCCGCCGCCTCCCGTCGTGCTGGGCCTGCGGACAGCGTTGTCTTTGCTCTGCCGAGAGTGCCGTGGAGTATGGCACATGCTTGTGTTGTGTCAAAGGTCTGTTTTATCACTGTTCTGCTCAAGACGACGAGGACAACTGTGCTGACCGGCCATGCTCCTGCACTTCGGCCCGTGCCTGCACACGTTGGAGCACCATGACCCTGCTGGCACTCTGTCTGCCCTGCCTCTGCTGCTACCCGCCTGCCAGGATGTGTCTTGCAGTATGCCAGTGTGCCCATGACCGAGCGACTCGGCCTGGCTGCAGGTGCAGCAACACCAACACAGTGTGCCGTAAGATTTCTGCTTCCAACCCTAACGCTGGTCATCCCCCGCTGCGAAGCAAAGACCTGGAAAAGTCACTATGA